The window GCCACATCCACATCGGCATCCTGCATCTCTGATTTGGACCAGCTGAATACAAGGGGGCTTTGCGCTGAGGCCAGTGTCAGTCCTTTACCGAGATAATGACTGCTGACATCAATTCCTGATGCCTGAGTAACCGCGGTACGGCTCAGATATACCGAACTGCTGCGGTTAAAATACTCCTGCAGTCCCATAGGGTAATCGTTACGGGCATTCACTGGCGAAAAGAATATTTGCCCTCTCAGCATCCGGCTATCGGTCTCCATGCTGTCTGAGTCGGAAGAACGGATCTCATAACCAACCCGGGCACGGTATTCAGATAACCCATCGGCAATAGCAAAAGGAGCAACAAAAGGCGTAAAAACAAGACTGCCCAGCAGGGCAAAACGAAAAGCACAACGAAAATCCATTAGCGTACAGCGTTCCTGATTCCTTCAAGTCTGCGCGCATTCTATAGACAATTGATGTGGAAAAACAGCAGCAGCCTGTCGGGCTTTCAGCCGTGCTGCCGCAATATGCTTTATAAATCCTTCAGAATATCCTGACGCTTCGCCTGATATTCTTCTGCACTGATCAGACCTTTGGCTTTCAGCGATTCCAACACCAGCAAACGCTTCTCTACGGTACTCCAGCCTTCAGCACCTTTTACTACTGTTTCCGCAGTGGCAGCCGCTGCAGCACAACGGTAATAATCCGCCGACACTTTGGTGGCAACTACGGTTTTCATCCCGGTCAGCGAAGGTTTTTTACGCCGGCTTTCTTCGCTGTCACCCATCAGCAGCGCATCCGCTCCGGCAGCAACCGCCTGGGTCTGGTGCCAGTTCAGACACTCTTCCGCCGCCAGTCTTGCTTCCGTAGAGCATTGTTCCTGCGCCAGCCATGTACAACCAGTTTCCTCACCAGCGGACAGCACCCTGATGTTATCCGCTGCGCTGGCAAAGCATGGCAGCAGAACCAGCATAAGCATTCCTGTTCTGATCATTTTTGTTTCCCCACAGTATTCACAGCAACTTTATCACAGCTTTACCGCTACCTTAGCAACTGCATTGAAGAGCTG of the Thalassolituus hydrocarboniclasticus genome contains:
- a CDS encoding SHOCT domain-containing protein, with the translated sequence MLVLLPCFASAADNIRVLSAGEETGCTWLAQEQCSTEARLAAEECLNWHQTQAVAAGADALLMGDSEESRRKKPSLTGMKTVVATKVSADYYRCAAAAATAETVVKGAEGWSTVEKRLLVLESLKAKGLISAEEYQAKRQDILKDL